Proteins from a genomic interval of Microbacterium abyssi:
- a CDS encoding sugar ABC transporter ATP-binding protein, producing MSDPILRVEGISKGFPGVQALEDVHLEVRAGEVLVLVGENGAGKSTLMKILSGIYTRDEGTITFEGKEVELTSPLQAQQLGITIIHQELNLMPDLTVAQNIFIGREPTSAGLLSERRLNRQTAELLQRLNIRLDPRQKVGELTVAEQQMVEIAKALSFNAKVLIMDEPTSALTDSEVETLFTLIEQLKADGTGIVYISHRMDELRRLADRVSVLRDGQYIGSLEKSEISVPKIIEMMVGRVIDEGTRPAARDHQDAPIVLDVDGLSTRVLLKDVSFQLHRGEILGFAGLMGAGRTETARAVIGADPRSAGTIRINGRDAKIHQPEDAVKRGVGYLSEDRKQLGLMLEQDVTFNTVLASLSSYAGALGWMGDGKAKNQTKQYVQQLRVKTPSVGQIVKLLSGGNQQKVVIARWLMRDCDILIFDEPTRGIDVGAKEEIYRLMQQLADAGKSIIVISSELPEILRVANRIVVFANGRITGTLRNEEASQEKIMQLAAHGEED from the coding sequence ATGAGCGATCCCATCCTCCGGGTGGAAGGCATCAGCAAGGGCTTCCCCGGTGTGCAGGCACTCGAGGATGTGCACCTCGAGGTGCGCGCCGGCGAGGTGCTCGTGCTCGTGGGCGAGAACGGCGCCGGCAAGTCGACTCTGATGAAGATCCTCTCCGGGATCTATACCCGCGACGAGGGCACCATCACGTTCGAGGGCAAAGAGGTGGAGCTGACCAGCCCGCTCCAGGCCCAGCAGCTCGGCATCACGATCATCCATCAGGAGCTCAACCTGATGCCCGACCTCACCGTCGCGCAGAACATCTTCATCGGCCGCGAGCCCACCTCTGCGGGCCTCCTCTCCGAGCGTCGCCTCAACAGGCAGACCGCCGAACTGCTGCAGCGTCTGAACATCCGGCTCGATCCGCGCCAGAAGGTCGGCGAGCTCACGGTCGCCGAGCAGCAGATGGTCGAGATCGCCAAGGCGCTGTCCTTCAACGCCAAGGTGCTCATCATGGACGAGCCGACCTCCGCGCTGACCGACAGCGAGGTCGAGACGCTGTTCACCCTGATCGAGCAGCTCAAGGCGGACGGCACCGGAATCGTCTACATCTCGCACCGCATGGACGAGCTGCGCCGCCTCGCCGACCGGGTGAGCGTGCTCCGCGACGGGCAGTACATCGGATCGCTCGAGAAGAGCGAGATCAGCGTCCCGAAGATCATCGAGATGATGGTCGGCCGCGTCATCGACGAGGGCACCCGCCCCGCCGCCCGCGATCACCAGGACGCTCCCATCGTGCTCGATGTGGACGGCCTGTCCACCAGAGTCCTGCTGAAGGACGTCTCCTTCCAGCTGCACCGCGGAGAGATCCTCGGGTTCGCGGGCCTGATGGGCGCGGGGCGCACCGAGACGGCTCGCGCCGTCATCGGCGCCGACCCTCGCAGTGCCGGAACCATCAGGATCAACGGTCGCGACGCCAAGATCCATCAGCCCGAGGATGCTGTCAAGCGCGGCGTCGGATACCTCTCCGAGGACCGCAAGCAGCTCGGCCTCATGCTCGAACAGGACGTCACGTTCAACACGGTCCTCGCCTCGCTGAGCAGCTACGCGGGTGCACTGGGCTGGATGGGCGACGGCAAGGCCAAGAACCAGACCAAGCAGTACGTGCAGCAGCTGCGGGTGAAGACCCCGTCGGTAGGACAGATCGTCAAGCTGCTCTCCGGTGGGAATCAGCAGAAGGTCGTCATCGCCAGATGGCTGATGCGCGACTGCGACATCCTCATCTTCGATGAGCCGACCCGAGGGATCGACGTCGGTGCGAAGGAGGAGATCTACCGGCTCATGCAGCAGCTCGCAGACGCCGGAAAGTCCATCATCGTCATCTCGTCGGAGCTCCCGGAGATCCTGCGCGTCGCGAACCGCATCGTCGTGTTCGCGAACGGCCGGATCACCGGAACGCTCCGCAACGAAGAAGCCAGCCAGGAGAAGATCATGCAACTCGCAGCCCACGGGGAGGAAGACTGA
- a CDS encoding ABC transporter substrate-binding protein — protein MKFGKKTAFAALVAASALVMAGCAGGGDVIEEGGDTGGGSGDGEMYIALVSKGFQHQFWQAVKKGAEQKAEELGVRITFEGPAAETEIAQQLEMLTAAIDKNPDAIAYAALDPEACVAPLEKAKSQDIPVVYFDAPCNGDVGLSLAATDSKVAGALAAEHMAELIGGEGEVAIVGHSQINSTGVERRDGFVEKIESDYPDIEIVDIQYGDGDHLKSADIAKAMIAAHPDLKGIYGTNEGSAIGVVNAANELNLEKGKLTIIGFDSGAAQINAIKDGTMAGAITQDPIGIGEQVVQAAYDAANGDSVEEFYDTGSYWYDADNMEDEKIAAVLYE, from the coding sequence ATGAAATTCGGCAAGAAGACCGCATTCGCGGCCCTGGTGGCCGCATCCGCTCTCGTCATGGCCGGCTGTGCCGGCGGTGGTGACGTCATCGAAGAGGGTGGCGACACAGGCGGTGGCAGTGGCGACGGCGAGATGTACATCGCCCTCGTCTCGAAGGGCTTCCAGCACCAGTTCTGGCAGGCCGTCAAGAAGGGCGCTGAGCAGAAGGCAGAAGAGCTCGGCGTCCGGATCACCTTCGAGGGCCCGGCCGCAGAGACCGAGATCGCCCAGCAGCTCGAGATGCTGACGGCGGCGATCGACAAGAACCCGGATGCCATCGCGTACGCAGCCCTCGACCCAGAGGCATGCGTCGCCCCGCTCGAGAAGGCGAAGTCGCAGGACATCCCGGTCGTCTACTTCGACGCTCCGTGCAACGGCGACGTGGGCCTCAGCCTCGCGGCCACCGACAGCAAGGTCGCCGGCGCTCTGGCTGCCGAGCACATGGCAGAGCTCATCGGCGGAGAGGGCGAGGTAGCGATCGTCGGTCACTCGCAGATCAACTCCACCGGTGTCGAGCGTCGTGACGGCTTCGTCGAGAAGATCGAGTCGGACTACCCGGACATCGAGATCGTCGACATCCAGTACGGCGACGGCGACCACCTGAAGTCCGCCGACATCGCCAAGGCCATGATCGCCGCGCACCCTGACCTCAAGGGCATCTACGGCACCAACGAGGGCTCGGCCATCGGCGTCGTGAACGCGGCGAACGAGCTCAACCTCGAGAAGGGCAAGCTGACGATCATCGGCTTCGACTCGGGAGCAGCCCAGATCAACGCGATCAAGGACGGCACCATGGCCGGCGCGATCACGCAGGACCCGATCGGCATCGGCGAGCAGGTCGTCCAGGCCGCGTACGACGCGGCCAACGGCGACTCGGTCGAGGAGTTCTACGACACCGGCTCGTACTGGTACGACGCCGACAACATGGAAGACGAGAAGATCGCCGCAGTCCTCTACGAGTGA
- a CDS encoding ABC transporter permease: protein MSTPQQSGETTTVIQQAVNEDTDKRDVAGFLKRQVQQSLAFGTLVILVIFFAIASPNFFTFSNIATVLLSTAVIGILALGTTFVIITGGIDLSLGTGMALCAVMTGVFITNWGLPVWLGLIGGVGTGVLMGLINGVNVTFLRLPPFIATLAMMMIAGGLALVVSNVAPIYFSSSAPDFKKIALGVIIPGIPNAVLITAVLAIIAAIVLSKTLLGRYTFAIGSNEEATRLSGVNTRRWTIFIYMFAGAFTGIAGIVIASRLDSAQPQIGMGYELQAIAAVIIGGTSLLGGRGSILGTVIGALIMSVLVNGLRIMSIQTEWQNVVVGIVVLLAVFLDSLRNRQRT, encoded by the coding sequence ATGAGCACCCCACAGCAGTCCGGAGAGACGACGACCGTCATCCAGCAGGCCGTCAATGAGGACACCGACAAGCGCGACGTCGCCGGCTTCCTGAAACGTCAGGTTCAGCAGTCGCTGGCGTTCGGCACGCTCGTGATCCTCGTGATCTTCTTCGCCATCGCAAGCCCGAACTTCTTCACGTTCAGCAACATCGCCACGGTGCTGCTGTCCACTGCGGTGATCGGCATCCTCGCCCTCGGCACGACCTTCGTGATCATCACCGGCGGCATCGATCTGTCGCTCGGGACCGGGATGGCGCTGTGCGCCGTCATGACCGGTGTGTTCATCACGAACTGGGGGCTGCCGGTGTGGCTGGGCCTCATCGGCGGCGTCGGCACCGGTGTGCTGATGGGACTCATCAACGGTGTCAACGTCACGTTCCTGCGCCTGCCTCCCTTCATCGCCACGCTGGCGATGATGATGATCGCCGGCGGTCTGGCCCTGGTCGTCTCCAACGTCGCGCCGATCTACTTCTCGTCGTCCGCCCCGGACTTCAAGAAGATCGCACTCGGCGTCATCATCCCCGGCATCCCGAACGCGGTCCTCATCACGGCGGTCCTCGCGATCATCGCCGCGATCGTCCTGTCGAAGACTCTGCTGGGTCGCTACACGTTCGCGATCGGGTCGAACGAAGAGGCCACGCGCCTGTCCGGAGTCAACACCCGCCGCTGGACGATCTTCATCTACATGTTCGCCGGTGCCTTCACCGGCATCGCCGGCATCGTCATCGCCTCCCGCCTCGACTCGGCTCAACCGCAGATCGGCATGGGCTACGAGCTGCAGGCCATCGCGGCCGTGATCATCGGCGGCACCTCGCTGCTGGGTGGCCGCGGCTCGATCCTCGGCACTGTGATCGGCGCGCTGATCATGAGCGTGCTGGTCAATGGCCTCCGCATCATGTCGATCCAGACCGAGTGGCAGAACGTCGTGGTCGGCATCGTCGTCCTGCTCGCGGTGTTCCTCGACTCGCTGCGCAACCGCCAGCGAACCTGA
- a CDS encoding L-fuconate dehydratase, translating to MSRIVALETTDIRFPTSLSLDGSDAMNPDPDYSAAYVVIRTDASDDIAGHSFVFTIGRGNDVQVAAIDALAGHLVDREIEPLLDDMGGTFRDIIGDSQLRWLGPEKGVMHMAIGAVINALWDIKAKRAGLPLWQLLSRMTPEEIVDLVDFRYLTNALTREEALEILRAGVAGREEREAELLATGYPGYTTSPGWLGYSDEKLERLAREALADGFTQIKLKVGADLDDDIRRFRKAREVLGPDFPIAIDANQRWEVSEAIEWVNALAEFKPAWIEEPTSPDDILGHAEIARGVAPIRVATGEHAQNRMIFKQLLQAEAIEVMQIDAVRVAGVNENIANLLLAAKFGVPVCPHAGGVGLCEAVQHLSMFDFVAVTGTREGRLIEYVDHLHEHFVVPTDIRGGSYMAPTAAGASMEMKAESIAKYAWTGAHVTD from the coding sequence GTGAGCCGCATCGTCGCCCTTGAGACGACTGACATCCGCTTTCCCACGTCTCTGAGCCTGGACGGCTCCGACGCGATGAACCCAGACCCGGACTACTCGGCGGCATACGTCGTGATCCGCACAGACGCATCCGACGACATCGCCGGCCACTCCTTCGTGTTCACGATCGGTCGCGGCAACGACGTGCAGGTCGCCGCGATCGACGCGCTCGCCGGTCACCTCGTCGACCGCGAGATCGAACCGCTGCTGGATGACATGGGCGGCACATTCCGCGACATCATCGGCGACTCGCAGCTGCGATGGCTGGGCCCGGAGAAGGGCGTCATGCACATGGCCATCGGCGCCGTGATCAACGCGTTGTGGGACATCAAGGCCAAGCGCGCGGGACTCCCGCTCTGGCAGCTGCTCTCGAGGATGACGCCGGAGGAGATCGTCGACCTCGTCGACTTCCGGTACCTCACCAACGCGCTCACCCGCGAGGAGGCGCTGGAGATCCTCCGCGCCGGCGTGGCCGGACGCGAAGAGCGCGAGGCCGAGCTGCTGGCCACCGGCTACCCGGGGTACACGACCAGCCCCGGCTGGCTCGGCTACTCCGACGAGAAGCTCGAGCGCCTCGCGCGCGAGGCGCTCGCTGACGGCTTCACGCAGATCAAGCTCAAGGTCGGTGCCGACCTCGACGACGACATCCGCCGCTTCCGCAAGGCCCGCGAGGTCCTCGGGCCCGACTTCCCGATCGCGATCGACGCGAACCAGCGCTGGGAGGTGTCGGAGGCGATCGAATGGGTGAACGCGCTCGCCGAGTTCAAACCGGCCTGGATCGAGGAGCCCACCAGCCCGGACGACATCCTCGGTCACGCGGAGATCGCACGCGGCGTCGCGCCGATCCGGGTCGCGACCGGAGAGCACGCGCAGAACAGGATGATCTTCAAGCAGCTGCTGCAGGCGGAGGCGATCGAGGTCATGCAGATCGACGCCGTGCGCGTCGCCGGCGTGAACGAGAACATCGCAAACCTGCTGCTCGCGGCGAAGTTCGGCGTGCCGGTCTGCCCGCATGCCGGCGGAGTCGGCCTCTGCGAGGCCGTGCAGCACCTGTCGATGTTCGACTTCGTCGCCGTCACGGGAACCCGTGAGGGGCGCCTGATCGAATACGTCGACCACCTGCACGAGCACTTCGTGGTGCCCACCGACATCCGGGGCGGCTCCTACATGGCGCCGACCGCCGCCGGTGCGAGCATGGAGATGAAGGCGGAGAGCATCGCGAAGTACGCCTGGACGGGTGCGCATGTCACGGACTGA
- a CDS encoding NAD(P)-dependent oxidoreductase, with amino-acid sequence MGIILATSRSFSDGDLDLVARAADAGHEIVRGPAHHELHELAPLLAKADAWIAGTGPVTAAHLDAAPNLKIVARYGVGTEAVDLDAAATRGILVTNTPGANADAVADHAVGLMLAALRLIPDGDRRVRDGDWSVRRGRELGAATVGIVGFGRIGQGVAKRLDGFGPRILAADPFLTAERIRELGAEPVELDELFRTADLITLHAPGGQRLVDADRLDGIPPGTIIVNTARPDLIDEWAVAHALRDRILAGYAADTLDGDTAASASPLLAAELAEHVIVTPHLGAQTTQAVDNMGSMSLDDVLAVLAGREPAHPVQVAENAAKPAS; translated from the coding sequence ATGGGCATCATCCTCGCCACCAGCCGATCGTTCTCGGACGGCGACCTCGACCTCGTCGCCCGAGCGGCGGATGCGGGACACGAGATCGTCCGCGGCCCCGCGCACCACGAGCTCCACGAGCTGGCGCCGCTGCTCGCGAAGGCGGACGCCTGGATCGCAGGCACCGGCCCCGTCACCGCCGCGCACCTGGATGCTGCACCGAACCTCAAGATCGTCGCCCGCTACGGCGTCGGCACCGAGGCGGTGGATCTCGACGCTGCAGCGACCCGCGGCATCCTCGTCACGAACACACCCGGTGCCAACGCCGATGCCGTCGCCGACCACGCCGTCGGCCTCATGCTCGCCGCGCTCCGCCTCATCCCGGACGGCGACCGGCGCGTGCGCGACGGCGACTGGAGCGTCCGACGCGGGCGGGAACTCGGCGCCGCCACCGTCGGAATCGTCGGTTTCGGTCGCATCGGCCAGGGCGTCGCGAAGCGCCTCGACGGCTTCGGCCCGCGCATCCTCGCCGCCGACCCCTTCCTCACCGCCGAGCGCATCCGCGAGCTGGGCGCCGAGCCCGTCGAGCTCGACGAGCTGTTCCGCACCGCCGACCTCATCACCCTGCACGCTCCGGGCGGGCAACGGCTCGTCGACGCCGACCGGCTCGACGGCATCCCGCCCGGAACAATCATCGTCAACACCGCCCGGCCCGATCTCATCGACGAATGGGCGGTCGCCCACGCACTGCGCGACCGCATCCTCGCCGGCTACGCCGCCGACACGCTCGACGGCGACACCGCGGCATCCGCCAGTCCCCTCCTCGCCGCGGAGCTCGCCGAGCACGTGATCGTCACCCCGCACCTGGGTGCACAGACCACGCAGGCCGTCGACAACATGGGCTCGATGTCGCTCGACGACGTGCTCGCCGTCCTCGCCGGCCGCGAGCCCGCTCATCCCGTTCAGGTCGCAGAGAACGCCGCAAAGCCGGCGTCATAG
- a CDS encoding RbsD/FucU family protein produces MLEGINPLLTGELLLHLDRMGHSDAVVIADAHFPAWALGERAVDLPGTTTPEVLAAIRTVVPLDDAPGLDLMESADGEVLDVQRELMDAAGTTLETTRFVERFAYYEVAKHAYLMVRTGETRKYGNALLRKGVVGHASA; encoded by the coding sequence ATGCTCGAAGGAATCAACCCGCTGCTGACCGGTGAGCTGCTGCTGCACCTCGACCGCATGGGCCACTCGGATGCCGTTGTCATCGCCGACGCGCACTTTCCCGCGTGGGCGCTGGGCGAGCGCGCGGTCGATCTGCCCGGCACGACGACGCCGGAGGTGCTCGCCGCGATCCGCACCGTCGTCCCGCTGGATGACGCGCCGGGACTCGACCTCATGGAGTCCGCTGACGGCGAGGTGCTGGACGTCCAGCGCGAGCTGATGGATGCCGCGGGCACGACCCTCGAGACCACGAGGTTCGTCGAGCGCTTCGCGTACTACGAGGTGGCGAAACACGCCTACCTCATGGTTCGCACCGGCGAGACCCGAAAGTACGGCAACGCGCTGCTCCGCAAGGGCGTCGTCGGGCATGCCTCCGCCTAG
- a CDS encoding sugar phosphate isomerase/epimerase family protein translates to MLIGAHGLVFTGTFDEAGLRRAIEGTKNAGFDLIEIPLMDAAGFDSDLAGRMLRDNDLAVTASLGLTPATDLTSDDPAVVAAGVSTLERCLDHVATMGGDVLCGVIYSAMGKYMTPVSAAGVANSREAISGLAAKAAERGIRLSLEVVNRYESNVFNTGRGALAFLDDVAEDVSVHLDTYHMNIEESDFFQPVHDVARAGKLGYVHIGDSHRGYLGTGTVDFATFFRALHDVAYDGPVVFESFSSAVVSAELSNTLGIWRNLWQDSDDLAAHANRYIRDALHAVGTIDLH, encoded by the coding sequence ATGCTCATCGGCGCGCACGGATTGGTCTTCACCGGCACCTTCGACGAGGCGGGCCTGCGGCGCGCCATCGAGGGGACGAAGAACGCCGGCTTCGACCTCATCGAGATTCCGCTGATGGATGCAGCGGGCTTCGACTCGGACCTCGCCGGCCGGATGCTGCGCGACAACGACCTCGCGGTGACGGCATCCCTCGGGCTGACGCCCGCCACCGATCTCACCAGCGACGACCCCGCTGTCGTCGCCGCCGGTGTCTCGACGCTGGAGCGCTGCCTCGACCACGTCGCGACCATGGGCGGCGACGTGCTGTGCGGCGTCATCTACTCGGCGATGGGCAAGTACATGACCCCGGTGAGCGCCGCAGGCGTTGCGAACAGTCGGGAGGCGATCTCCGGTCTCGCGGCGAAGGCCGCGGAGCGCGGCATCCGACTCTCGCTCGAAGTCGTCAACCGCTACGAGTCGAACGTCTTCAACACCGGACGCGGCGCTCTGGCCTTCCTCGACGACGTCGCGGAGGACGTCAGCGTTCACCTGGACACGTACCACATGAACATCGAGGAGTCGGACTTCTTCCAGCCGGTGCACGACGTCGCGAGGGCCGGCAAGCTCGGCTATGTGCACATCGGCGACAGCCACCGCGGATACCTCGGCACCGGCACGGTCGACTTCGCGACGTTCTTCCGCGCGCTGCACGACGTCGCCTACGACGGACCGGTCGTGTTCGAGTCGTTCTCGTCTGCCGTGGTGAGCGCCGAGCTCAGCAACACGCTGGGCATCTGGCGCAACCTGTGGCAGGACTCCGACGACCTCGCCGCGCACGCCAACCGCTACATCCGCGACGCGCTGCACGCCGTCGGGACCATCGACCTGCACTAG
- a CDS encoding shikimate dehydrogenase family protein gives MTSTSASDYMGFVGVTTGSSSIMKVFPLWADILALPTRTLVGHDLPMDATTEQYRAMVEQIRDDPHHRGALVTTHKMNVYAAASDLFDELDPFAESCSEISSIAKRGSRLSGRAKDPITVDLALNDFLPADHFARTGAEVIILGAGGSGTALSWALSERADAPSKVTVTARDDAKLEHLREVHRQHGTRDGLIEYVRTDSVEDAAALVAAAPPGSLVVNATGLGKDRPGSPLPDDVVFPEGAYVWEFNYRGSLEFLHQARAQEAERGLHVVDGWRYFIHGWSQVVADVFELTLTPEIVEQLAEAAEGVR, from the coding sequence ATGACCAGCACTTCCGCCTCCGACTACATGGGTTTCGTCGGCGTCACCACCGGTTCGTCGTCGATCATGAAGGTGTTCCCGCTGTGGGCCGACATCCTGGCGCTGCCCACTCGCACGCTCGTGGGGCACGATCTGCCGATGGATGCCACGACCGAGCAGTACCGGGCGATGGTCGAGCAGATCCGCGACGACCCGCACCACCGCGGCGCTCTGGTCACCACGCACAAGATGAACGTTTACGCCGCGGCATCCGACCTGTTCGATGAGCTCGACCCGTTCGCGGAGTCGTGCTCGGAGATCTCCAGCATCGCCAAGCGCGGCTCGCGCCTGTCCGGCAGGGCGAAGGACCCGATCACGGTAGACCTCGCGCTGAACGACTTCCTGCCAGCCGACCACTTCGCACGCACCGGGGCCGAGGTCATCATCCTCGGCGCCGGCGGCTCGGGCACGGCGCTGAGCTGGGCCCTGTCCGAACGTGCGGATGCCCCCTCGAAGGTGACCGTGACCGCTCGCGACGACGCGAAGCTCGAGCACCTGCGCGAAGTCCATCGCCAGCACGGCACTCGTGACGGACTCATCGAGTACGTCCGCACCGACTCGGTCGAGGATGCCGCAGCACTGGTCGCCGCGGCGCCGCCCGGATCGCTCGTCGTCAACGCGACCGGGCTCGGCAAGGATCGCCCCGGCTCCCCGCTGCCCGACGACGTCGTCTTCCCCGAGGGCGCGTACGTATGGGAGTTCAACTACCGCGGCTCACTGGAGTTCCTCCACCAGGCCCGCGCGCAGGAGGCCGAGCGCGGCCTGCACGTGGTCGACGGCTGGCGCTACTTCATCCACGGCTGGTCGCAGGTCGTCGCCGACGTGTTCGAGCTGACGCTGACCCCGGAGATCGTCGAGCAGCTCGCGGAGGCCGCCGAGGGAGTGCGCTGA
- a CDS encoding phosphotriesterase family protein gives MIRTVLGDVAPPTLGPTNYHEHLFQATPLLPGDELDDEDASSAEAVLLRDSGFAAMVDATPFGLGRDPEAVARISAATGLRIVATTGRHREAHYGDDHPMQVWNAEQLAELFIADITRGMPADDAVVFESPDVPIARAPQGRPVRAGMLKGGIDYWRISAFERTTLDGLAAAHRATNAPVMVHLEFCTAAHEVLDLLAAEGVASDRVVLAHADRDPDPALHASLVERGAYLGYDGFARPRTRSDAELLALTEQVVERVGADRILLGGDVARRTRYISYGGMPGLAYLGERYLPRLRSAIGTDAVERMLVANPARLLDLG, from the coding sequence ATGATCCGCACCGTGCTCGGCGACGTCGCACCCCCAACACTCGGGCCGACGAACTATCATGAGCACCTCTTCCAGGCGACCCCGCTGCTGCCGGGCGACGAGCTCGACGATGAGGACGCCTCGAGCGCCGAAGCCGTTCTCCTTCGAGACAGCGGCTTCGCCGCGATGGTGGATGCCACGCCCTTCGGCCTCGGTCGTGACCCGGAGGCCGTCGCGCGCATCAGCGCGGCGACCGGCCTGCGCATCGTCGCCACGACCGGCCGGCACCGCGAGGCGCACTACGGCGACGACCACCCGATGCAGGTATGGAACGCCGAGCAGCTCGCCGAGCTGTTCATCGCCGATATCACCAGGGGGATGCCTGCCGACGACGCCGTGGTCTTCGAGAGCCCCGACGTGCCGATCGCCCGAGCGCCGCAGGGCCGTCCGGTGCGCGCCGGCATGCTCAAGGGCGGCATCGACTACTGGCGGATCAGCGCGTTCGAGCGGACGACGCTCGATGGCCTGGCTGCCGCGCACCGCGCGACGAACGCGCCGGTCATGGTGCACTTGGAGTTCTGCACGGCCGCGCACGAAGTCCTCGACCTGCTGGCGGCGGAAGGCGTGGCATCCGATCGGGTCGTCCTCGCGCACGCCGACCGCGACCCCGATCCGGCGCTGCACGCCTCGCTTGTGGAGCGTGGCGCCTACCTCGGGTACGACGGCTTCGCACGCCCCCGCACGCGATCCGATGCGGAGCTGCTCGCGCTTACAGAGCAGGTCGTGGAGCGCGTCGGCGCCGACCGCATCCTGCTCGGCGGGGACGTCGCCCGCCGCACCCGGTACATCTCCTACGGCGGCATGCCCGGCCTCGCCTACCTCGGCGAGCGCTACCTGCCGCGGCTGCGTTCGGCGATCGGCACGGATGCCGTGGAGCGGATGCTGGTCGCCAATCCCGCTCGGCTGCTCGACCTGGGGTGA
- a CDS encoding aldo/keto reductase — translation MSRTELEIPTLGYGAANVGNLFRALTDDEAWAVLNAAWDAGIRYFDTAPHYGLGLSERRLGAFLQTKPREEYFLSTKAGRLLRPNTAYAGGLDTDNDFFVPDDVQRVWDFSDAGIRTSLDESRERLGIDRIDLVYLHDPERHDLDLAIAEAFPALERLRAEGAVGAVGVGSMVSEALARSVREADLDAVMIAGRYTLLEQPAAEEVLPVCHERGTGVVAASVFNSGLLAKVEPTRDSRYEYGGVPDEIWDRLQRIVAVCRAHDVPLPAAAIQFPLRDAATRSVVVGSSRPEQVRQNAGLAAVEIPADFWAELAAEKLIGT, via the coding sequence ATGTCACGGACTGAGCTGGAGATCCCGACGCTCGGGTACGGCGCCGCGAACGTCGGCAATCTCTTCCGAGCGCTCACGGATGACGAGGCCTGGGCAGTGCTGAATGCCGCGTGGGATGCCGGCATCCGCTACTTCGACACAGCGCCGCACTACGGGCTGGGTCTGTCGGAGCGGCGGCTCGGCGCGTTCCTGCAGACCAAGCCGCGCGAGGAGTACTTCCTGTCGACGAAAGCCGGACGGCTGCTGCGCCCGAACACCGCGTACGCCGGCGGTCTCGACACCGACAACGACTTCTTCGTCCCGGACGATGTGCAGCGGGTGTGGGACTTCTCGGATGCCGGCATCCGAACTTCGCTCGACGAATCGCGCGAGCGACTGGGGATCGACCGGATCGACCTCGTCTACCTGCACGACCCGGAGCGCCACGATCTCGACCTGGCGATTGCGGAGGCGTTCCCCGCGCTCGAACGGCTGCGCGCTGAGGGTGCGGTCGGTGCGGTCGGCGTCGGCTCGATGGTGTCGGAGGCGCTCGCGCGGTCGGTGCGCGAGGCCGACCTCGATGCGGTCATGATCGCCGGCCGGTACACGCTGCTCGAGCAGCCCGCCGCCGAAGAGGTGCTGCCGGTCTGCCATGAGCGCGGGACCGGTGTGGTCGCGGCATCCGTCTTCAATTCCGGCCTGCTCGCGAAGGTCGAGCCGACCCGCGACAGCCGCTACGAGTACGGCGGCGTGCCCGACGAGATCTGGGACCGGCTGCAGCGCATCGTCGCCGTGTGCCGCGCCCACGACGTGCCGCTGCCTGCGGCCGCGATCCAGTTCCCGCTCCGGGATGCCGCCACCCGATCGGTCGTGGTCGGCAGCTCCCGCCCGGAGCAGGTGCGGCAGAACGCCGGACTCGCGGCTGTCGAGATTCCTGCGGATTTCTGGGCCGAACTCGCCGCCGAGAAGCTGATTGGGACCTGA